The following proteins come from a genomic window of Halomarina ordinaria:
- a CDS encoding NADH-ubiquinone oxidoreductase-F iron-sulfur binding region domain-containing protein: MDETPATVGRSPLLRVSDAEGAVAAAARAVAAESVVTVGSTGIRGVDPLVSATVDGRTAYHQNCTLERARDLATTVVDGDLPTEGALAVVEHDADTETLPAPETGPLAVGRRHLLGPCGWVAPASLDDLPPTFDEGAPERALDRVSAVGLLGRGRGDGRADEPVAPAWRTASEADGDPVVVVNANEADRRNGTDRLLLESTPLAVLDGALATARAVGAGDVVVYCNEEDALVHERVEAAASALAAEKGVTVEVVVGPDRFIAGEMTMALEAMEGADRIEARVRPPGPETHGLYGRPTVIHTPRTFAHVRRALLADEAYDADDADPGTRLFTVAGDVEAPATVELPTGSSLAAARDAVSMTGRYKMACVGGQFGGLTRSLDCPPSAPALAAADLGTEGVVELLDDTTCAVATVGTRARFAEEENCGRCVPCREGSKQLTNLLRDVYGGDYQDDMLRELARVMRATSTCAFGQTAARPVTTAMEQFETEFRAHADGRCPSGACNES, from the coding sequence ATGGACGAGACCCCAGCGACCGTCGGTCGGTCCCCCCTCCTTCGCGTCTCGGACGCGGAGGGCGCGGTTGCCGCCGCCGCGCGGGCGGTCGCAGCGGAGTCCGTCGTCACGGTCGGTTCGACCGGTATCCGGGGGGTCGACCCGCTGGTATCGGCGACCGTCGACGGCCGGACTGCGTACCACCAGAACTGCACGCTGGAGCGCGCGCGCGACCTCGCCACGACGGTCGTCGACGGCGACCTCCCGACTGAGGGGGCGCTGGCCGTCGTCGAGCACGACGCCGACACGGAGACGCTCCCGGCCCCCGAGACGGGACCGCTCGCGGTCGGCCGACGGCACCTGCTCGGCCCCTGCGGGTGGGTCGCGCCGGCGAGCCTCGACGACCTCCCCCCCACGTTCGACGAGGGCGCCCCCGAGCGGGCGCTCGACCGCGTCTCCGCGGTCGGTCTGCTGGGCCGCGGCCGCGGCGACGGCCGGGCCGACGAACCGGTCGCGCCGGCGTGGCGCACCGCGAGCGAGGCCGACGGCGACCCCGTCGTCGTCGTCAACGCCAACGAGGCCGACCGGCGCAACGGGACCGACCGTCTCCTGCTCGAATCCACACCCCTCGCCGTCCTCGACGGAGCGCTCGCGACCGCCCGCGCCGTCGGCGCGGGCGACGTCGTCGTCTACTGCAACGAGGAGGACGCGCTCGTCCACGAGCGCGTCGAGGCGGCCGCGAGCGCGCTCGCCGCCGAGAAGGGCGTCACCGTCGAGGTCGTCGTCGGCCCCGACCGCTTCATCGCCGGCGAGATGACGATGGCGCTGGAGGCGATGGAGGGCGCGGACCGCATCGAGGCGCGCGTCCGCCCGCCCGGCCCGGAGACCCACGGCCTCTACGGCCGGCCGACGGTCATCCACACCCCCCGAACGTTCGCGCACGTCCGCCGGGCACTCCTCGCGGACGAGGCGTACGACGCCGACGACGCCGACCCCGGCACGCGCCTGTTCACCGTCGCCGGCGACGTCGAGGCGCCAGCGACGGTCGAACTCCCCACCGGGAGTTCGCTCGCGGCCGCCCGCGACGCCGTCTCGATGACCGGACGCTACAAGATGGCCTGCGTCGGCGGGCAGTTCGGTGGCCTCACCCGGTCGCTCGACTGCCCCCCGAGCGCCCCCGCGCTCGCCGCCGCCGACCTCGGTACCGAGGGGGTCGTCGAACTGCTCGACGACACCACCTGTGCGGTCGCCACCGTCGGTACCCGCGCCCGGTTCGCCGAGGAGGAGAACTGCGGGCGCTGTGTGCCCTGTCGCGAGGGGTCGAAACAGCTGACGAACCTCCTGCGTGACGTCTACGGCGGCGACTACCAGGACGACATGCTACGCGAACTGGCGCGCGTGATGCGGGCGACGAGCACCTGCGCGTTCGGGCAGACCGCCGCCCGTCCCGTCACCACCGCCATGGAACAGTTCGAGACCGAGTTCCGCGCCCACGCAGACGGGCGCTGTCCGAGCGGCGCCTGCAACGAATCATGA